A single window of Nocardia sp. NBC_01327 DNA harbors:
- a CDS encoding TetR/AcrR family transcriptional regulator, with product MARRKDQVRARRTILDAALAAVSSREVGRLRIRDVAELAGVSPATVHYYFDDLDTLLREVHREASDRFFGARLTMVADIPDARAKIGALIWAGLPADDTDQLVVALYRLVAYRNIAAEHGDLITALFDKQVAVYMSALEVGSAQGHFMIDAPILEVAANLVALEDAYGLHIVTGNRSVTKARAAQLICSYARTATCCPDITTPSKGF from the coding sequence ATGGCACGCCGGAAGGATCAGGTGCGGGCACGCCGCACCATCCTCGACGCCGCGCTGGCGGCGGTGTCCAGCCGCGAGGTCGGCAGGCTCCGGATTCGGGATGTGGCCGAGCTCGCGGGTGTCTCACCCGCCACGGTGCACTACTACTTCGACGATCTGGACACGCTGCTGCGCGAAGTCCACCGGGAGGCCAGCGATCGATTCTTCGGTGCGCGCCTGACCATGGTCGCCGATATCCCGGATGCCCGGGCGAAGATCGGCGCGCTGATCTGGGCCGGACTGCCGGCGGACGATACCGATCAACTGGTCGTCGCACTGTACCGGCTGGTGGCGTATCGCAATATCGCGGCCGAGCACGGCGACCTGATCACGGCGCTGTTCGACAAGCAGGTCGCGGTGTACATGAGCGCACTCGAGGTCGGAAGTGCGCAGGGGCACTTCATGATCGATGCGCCGATCCTGGAGGTGGCCGCGAATCTGGTCGCCCTGGAGGACGCGTACGGCCTGCACATCGTCACCGGGAATCGGTCGGTGACCAAAGCCCGTGCCGCTCAGCTGATTTGCTCCTATGCCCGGACGGCGACCTGCTGCCCGGACATTACGACTCCGTCGAAGGGCTTCTGA
- a CDS encoding APC family permease: MAMHPSTGRTAAGDPENSYRQQLSRALGMGENILITLSAVTPASSVFIIIPSILLAVGGASVLTLGIAALASVCVGLCYAELSARYPIAGGEYTWAARLLGRPLGFAMFLLTLVNGVLIISVIALGTGDYLGVAIPSLGGKWVGVAVIVVTTGVALLNIKTNAWVTGIFLAVEVAAISVLVFLGFRHVERGPAEWFHPLTAGGGGTVGVGMGALPALIPVALFAYNGYGAAIYYSEETKNATKTIGRVIMVCLAATVAIEILPIAAVVLGAPSMTDLLQSPAPLNYFLTARGGSAVNTVVSVGIAIAIINAVIAIILQISRLVFASARDRSWPEPIDRTLAAVHPRLHTPVAATILVGAIAAIAAAVLPLNWLITATGAGLVLVYLFVALAALRVRRTGVSESYRMPLWPLPPVIVIAVMVYAGYSLGKDSWQQLVVAVVTMALGIAYYLIYLRPRASERWLLPDPVHEP, encoded by the coding sequence ATGGCGATGCACCCCTCGACCGGCCGGACAGCCGCAGGCGACCCGGAAAACAGTTATAGGCAACAGCTTTCGCGGGCCCTCGGAATGGGGGAGAACATTCTGATCACGCTGTCCGCGGTGACACCGGCCTCCAGCGTGTTCATCATCATTCCGTCGATTCTGCTGGCGGTGGGCGGAGCGTCGGTGCTGACGCTGGGCATCGCCGCGCTCGCATCGGTGTGCGTCGGCCTGTGCTACGCCGAACTGTCGGCGCGGTACCCGATCGCGGGCGGCGAATACACTTGGGCCGCACGCCTGCTCGGACGTCCCCTCGGATTCGCCATGTTCCTGCTCACCCTGGTCAACGGGGTGCTGATCATCTCGGTCATCGCGCTGGGGACCGGCGACTATCTCGGCGTGGCGATCCCGAGTCTCGGTGGCAAATGGGTCGGCGTGGCCGTCATCGTGGTGACCACCGGCGTGGCGCTACTGAATATCAAGACCAATGCCTGGGTCACGGGGATTTTCCTGGCTGTGGAGGTCGCGGCCATCAGTGTGCTTGTCTTCCTGGGCTTTCGGCATGTGGAGCGTGGTCCGGCGGAATGGTTCCATCCGCTCACCGCGGGCGGCGGCGGCACGGTCGGGGTCGGTATGGGCGCCCTACCGGCCCTGATTCCGGTGGCCCTGTTCGCCTACAACGGTTACGGCGCCGCCATCTACTACTCGGAGGAGACCAAGAACGCCACCAAGACGATCGGCCGGGTGATCATGGTCTGCCTGGCGGCGACCGTGGCCATCGAAATCCTGCCCATCGCCGCGGTGGTGCTGGGCGCACCGTCGATGACCGACCTGCTGCAGAGCCCCGCCCCGCTGAACTACTTCCTGACCGCGCGCGGTGGTTCCGCCGTGAATACGGTTGTGAGCGTGGGCATTGCGATCGCCATCATCAACGCGGTCATCGCGATCATCCTGCAGATCTCCCGCCTGGTCTTCGCCTCGGCCCGCGATCGCAGCTGGCCCGAGCCGATCGACCGCACCTTGGCGGCCGTGCACCCGCGCCTGCACACCCCCGTGGCCGCGACCATCCTGGTGGGCGCGATCGCCGCGATCGCCGCCGCGGTCCTGCCCCTCAACTGGCTGATCACCGCGACCGGCGCGGGCCTGGTGCTGGTGTACCTCTTCGTGGCGCTGGCGGCACTTCGGGTGCGCCGCACGGGCGTTTCGGAGTCTTATCGCATGCCACTGTGGCCGCTGCCGCCGGTGATCGTCATCGCGGTCATGGTGTACGCCGGATACAGCCTCGGAAAGGATTCCTGGCAGCAGTTGGTGGTAGCGGTCGTCACCATGGCGCTCGGCATCGCGTACTACCTGATCTACCTGCGTCCCCGCGCGTCCGAACGCTGGCTGCTGCCCGATCCGGTGCACGAACCCTGA
- a CDS encoding HpcH/HpaI aldolase/citrate lyase family protein — protein sequence MRSALYVPGNRPDLFDKALSGPADVVLLDLEDSVPPGEKDSARAEVSAWLRTLTAARPSVWVRVNSGAAAERDLRAVALPAVAAICLAKTESAEQVRAVGTILGAHEDVPDRIRICPLLESAAAVLAAAAIAAAPRVSRLQLGEADLCADTDIDPGDRDGLLAVRTQVVLASAAAGIDPPLGPAETDFRDLDALRESTKALARMGFRGRSCIHPAQVPIINEVFTPTAAELVRARDLVDRFDAANGGIVFDSGGRMVDLAVIRRARRLLADAPAE from the coding sequence GTGAGATCCGCGCTCTACGTCCCCGGCAATCGTCCGGATTTGTTCGACAAGGCGCTCAGCGGCCCGGCCGACGTGGTGTTGCTGGATCTCGAGGACTCGGTGCCGCCGGGGGAGAAGGACTCCGCCCGGGCGGAAGTGTCCGCCTGGCTGCGCACCCTCACGGCTGCTCGCCCCAGCGTCTGGGTCCGGGTGAACTCCGGCGCCGCTGCCGAGCGGGACCTGCGAGCCGTCGCATTGCCTGCGGTCGCGGCCATCTGCCTGGCGAAAACCGAATCGGCGGAACAGGTTCGGGCTGTGGGAACGATCCTGGGTGCGCACGAGGATGTACCCGATCGTATTCGAATCTGCCCGCTGCTGGAGAGCGCCGCGGCCGTCCTGGCGGCCGCCGCGATCGCGGCCGCACCGCGCGTATCCCGATTGCAGCTGGGGGAGGCGGACCTGTGCGCTGATACCGACATCGATCCCGGCGATCGTGATGGGCTGCTCGCCGTGCGCACCCAGGTGGTGCTGGCCAGCGCCGCCGCGGGGATCGATCCGCCGCTCGGCCCGGCCGAGACCGATTTCCGTGACCTGGACGCGCTGCGTGAATCCACGAAGGCGCTGGCGCGTATGGGCTTTCGCGGCCGTTCGTGCATTCACCCGGCCCAGGTGCCGATCATCAACGAGGTATTCACCCCCACCGCTGCCGAACTCGTCCGCGCCCGGGATCTGGTGGACCGCTTCGACGCCGCGAACGGCGGCATTGTCTTCGACTCCGGCGGCCGCATGGTGGACCTGGCCGTAATCCGCCGGGCCCGCAGGCTATTGGCGGACGCGCCTGCCGAGTAA
- a CDS encoding maleate cis-trans isomerase family protein: MTNAVGTRAVFGVIVPSTNTVVEHDYWKAGLPGITYRAGSMYIPNPVMGDDNDFQALLGQIRASIDTAVRDALTAEPDRMVMGMSAETFWGGVHGNAAFEQRLRDRTGLPVTTGASSCRAALHELGCRRIAVFSPYQPIADKEVGAFFTEAGFEVAAITGLRCPTAMDIARVPPDRLRQVVASLDGPDIEAIVQVGTNLSFVALADELERELGKPVIAINSATLWHALREHGLHDRVEGSGRLLREH; this comes from the coding sequence ATGACCAATGCCGTGGGAACCCGAGCCGTCTTCGGGGTGATCGTGCCCAGCACCAATACCGTTGTCGAGCACGACTATTGGAAGGCCGGGTTGCCCGGCATCACCTATCGCGCGGGATCGATGTACATTCCGAATCCGGTCATGGGCGACGACAACGACTTCCAGGCGCTACTGGGCCAGATCCGGGCGTCCATCGACACCGCGGTCCGCGATGCACTCACCGCCGAGCCGGATCGGATGGTCATGGGCATGTCCGCAGAGACCTTCTGGGGCGGCGTCCACGGTAATGCGGCCTTCGAACAGCGCTTGCGCGACCGCACCGGCCTGCCCGTGACGACCGGCGCGAGCTCCTGCCGGGCGGCGCTGCACGAGCTCGGCTGCCGGCGCATTGCCGTGTTTTCGCCGTATCAGCCCATAGCCGACAAGGAGGTCGGCGCCTTCTTCACCGAGGCGGGCTTCGAGGTCGCCGCCATCACCGGGCTGCGCTGCCCGACGGCCATGGATATCGCACGGGTGCCACCGGATCGGCTGCGGCAGGTGGTGGCCTCGCTCGACGGACCGGATATCGAGGCCATCGTCCAAGTCGGCACCAATCTCTCGTTCGTCGCCCTGGCCGACGAACTCGAACGCGAGCTCGGCAAGCCGGTCATCGCCATCAACTCCGCGACACTCTGGCACGCACTGCGCGAGCACGGCCTTCACGACCGGGTCGAAGGCTCGGGCCGACTACTGCGTGAACACTGA
- a CDS encoding TetR/AcrR family transcriptional regulator, producing the protein MTRPGRPAGPAADTTAIVLTAALELVLTEGAGALTPQRLHSITGVARTTIYRHWPAPRDFLAALIAVAPHPSPQPTGDPVADLHAEVDVLCDRLRDKPVAAFLRALVTASTTDPECAELRRRYVRDLLAPFGTAARAAGIEDPAPVEETAMTIVAPLLVDALLLDRAADRDRAHRAVADALSRTTTRTH; encoded by the coding sequence GTGACCAGACCCGGACGACCGGCCGGACCCGCCGCCGACACCACAGCGATCGTGCTCACCGCAGCCCTCGAGCTTGTACTCACCGAGGGCGCCGGCGCGCTCACTCCGCAACGGCTGCACAGCATTACGGGCGTCGCCCGCACGACCATCTACCGGCACTGGCCCGCACCCAGGGACTTCCTCGCCGCGCTCATCGCGGTGGCCCCGCATCCGTCGCCGCAGCCCACCGGTGATCCGGTGGCCGATCTGCACGCCGAAGTGGATGTGCTCTGTGATCGCCTGCGCGACAAGCCCGTTGCCGCCTTCCTGCGCGCGCTGGTCACCGCTTCCACCACCGATCCGGAATGCGCCGAACTACGCCGTCGCTATGTGCGGGATCTGCTCGCACCCTTCGGTACCGCGGCCCGGGCGGCCGGTATCGAGGACCCCGCGCCCGTCGAGGAGACGGCCATGACCATCGTGGCTCCCCTGCTCGTCGACGCGCTGCTCCTGGATCGCGCCGCCGACCGGGATCGCGCCCATCGCGCGGTGGCGGACGCGCTGTCCCGCACCACAACCCGTACCCACTGA
- a CDS encoding DUF4437 domain-containing protein, producing the protein MRPHVELIDEKDLIWHIAEFEHGTGSAEQRNLSYDEEDGSASLKVRFTSEWTRPAGVHHAETEWFVLSGRVTVGGTVLGPEGYWAAPPGVWTPELSVAAGTEILLFREFGDWHFDLAAADREFVRADQRLIVLDSAAMPWIDVKDGSPMRFDLGGTPVPGLYIKLLHRDEKTGFYTRLIKAKPGWREVPLAHHPCSEEAYCLDGGFEYNFGTMWPGTYFWRPAFIRHGDFTADAELGCTWLLRSDADLVDWYTDNAKVVMTGDATNWGPDFPQSIAPRFISPVRSASIGAWADPTHQ; encoded by the coding sequence ATGCGTCCGCATGTCGAACTCATCGACGAAAAAGATCTGATCTGGCACATCGCCGAATTCGAGCACGGCACGGGTAGCGCGGAACAGCGCAATCTCAGCTATGACGAGGAGGACGGCTCGGCCTCCCTCAAGGTTCGGTTCACCAGTGAGTGGACTCGGCCCGCCGGTGTCCATCATGCCGAGACGGAATGGTTCGTGCTGTCCGGGCGTGTCACTGTCGGCGGGACGGTGCTCGGCCCGGAGGGCTACTGGGCGGCCCCGCCGGGGGTATGGACGCCGGAGCTCTCGGTGGCGGCGGGAACCGAGATCCTGCTGTTCCGCGAGTTCGGCGACTGGCACTTCGACCTCGCCGCGGCCGACCGTGAATTCGTCCGTGCCGACCAGAGACTCATCGTTCTGGATTCGGCGGCGATGCCGTGGATCGACGTCAAGGACGGCAGCCCGATGCGCTTCGATCTGGGCGGCACCCCCGTCCCCGGCCTCTACATCAAACTGCTGCATCGCGATGAGAAGACCGGGTTCTACACCCGCCTGATCAAGGCCAAGCCGGGCTGGCGGGAGGTCCCGCTGGCACATCATCCGTGCAGTGAGGAGGCATACTGCCTGGACGGCGGTTTCGAGTACAACTTCGGAACCATGTGGCCCGGAACGTATTTCTGGCGCCCGGCCTTCATCCGGCACGGCGACTTCACCGCGGACGCCGAACTGGGCTGCACCTGGCTGCTCCGCTCGGATGCCGACCTGGTCGACTGGTACACCGACAATGCCAAGGTCGTCATGACCGGTGATGCCACGAACTGGGGCCCGGACTTCCCGCAGAGCATCGCGCCCCGGTTCATCTCACCGGTTCGCTCCGCCTCCATCGGCGCGTGGGCTGATCCGACCCACCAGTGA
- a CDS encoding maleate cis-trans isomerase family protein, which translates to MPDVLGWRTKFGVLAPSTNTVVEPDFARMGVPGVTAHFGRIHIRDQNMSDDTGMGRLLDQIRAELVTTCERVLTCEPDYMVMGMSAETFWGGVEGNRRFVAQIHEATGLEVATGAEACSRALKLYGAERIGVVTPYQPVGDENVVRFFGELGYEVRTIIGLRCPTAVSIAHVPEERLREALLEADSDGVDALVQCGTNLSMVRLADEAERWLGKPVLAINAATWWMALRDNGITDRIEGAGSLLRDH; encoded by the coding sequence ATGCCCGATGTGCTCGGCTGGCGCACCAAATTCGGGGTACTGGCCCCGTCCACCAATACGGTTGTGGAACCGGATTTCGCGCGTATGGGCGTGCCCGGGGTGACCGCACACTTCGGCCGCATCCATATTCGCGATCAGAATATGAGCGACGACACCGGTATGGGGCGGCTGCTCGATCAGATTCGCGCCGAGTTGGTCACGACCTGCGAGCGGGTGCTGACCTGCGAGCCCGACTACATGGTGATGGGTATGTCGGCCGAAACCTTCTGGGGCGGTGTGGAGGGCAACCGGCGATTCGTCGCGCAGATCCACGAGGCGACCGGTCTGGAGGTAGCGACCGGAGCGGAGGCGTGCAGTCGGGCTCTGAAGCTCTACGGGGCCGAGCGGATCGGCGTGGTCACCCCGTATCAGCCGGTCGGCGACGAGAACGTGGTGCGGTTCTTCGGGGAACTCGGGTACGAGGTGCGGACGATCATCGGATTGCGCTGCCCGACAGCGGTATCCATTGCCCATGTGCCCGAGGAACGGCTACGCGAGGCCCTCCTGGAAGCCGATAGTGACGGCGTGGACGCGCTCGTGCAGTGCGGGACCAATCTGTCCATGGTCCGGCTGGCCGATGAGGCCGAGCGCTGGCTGGGCAAGCCGGTCCTCGCCATCAATGCCGCCACCTGGTGGATGGCATTGCGGGACAACGGGATCACCGACCGGATCGAGGGGGCCGGATCGCTGCTGCGCGACCACTGA
- a CDS encoding SDR family oxidoreductase: MSTATVAITGGTRGIGFGMAQALLARGHRVAVCGTDPERTDRVRAELPDSALVHAADVTDRDQVQGFWNAAVERFGGVDIWINNAGISHTRTPLWELAADDARKVVNTNLLGVLNGCAVAVPAMAAHGRGHIWNMEGLGSDGRSVPGLGVYGASKRAVTYLTEALAKETPDQVTVGLLSPGMVVTDLLIGGYSDPAELAKARRIFNILADRVETVTPWLAERAVTRTRNGAHVRWLTTGKVLRRFAAAPFRTRDLFAD; encoded by the coding sequence ATGAGCACCGCGACCGTGGCGATCACCGGCGGCACCCGCGGCATCGGATTCGGTATGGCGCAGGCTTTGCTGGCGCGAGGGCACCGGGTCGCGGTGTGCGGTACGGACCCGGAACGGACCGACAGGGTGCGGGCCGAATTGCCCGATAGCGCACTGGTTCACGCCGCCGACGTCACCGATCGCGACCAGGTGCAGGGCTTCTGGAATGCGGCGGTCGAGCGCTTCGGGGGTGTGGATATCTGGATCAACAACGCGGGCATCTCCCACACGCGCACACCTCTGTGGGAACTGGCGGCCGACGATGCGCGAAAAGTGGTGAACACCAATCTCCTCGGCGTGCTCAATGGGTGCGCCGTCGCGGTGCCGGCCATGGCCGCACACGGCCGCGGTCACATCTGGAATATGGAGGGTCTGGGCAGCGACGGCCGCTCGGTACCCGGGCTCGGGGTGTACGGCGCCAGCAAGCGGGCCGTCACCTATCTGACCGAGGCGCTGGCGAAGGAAACCCCCGATCAGGTGACCGTCGGGCTGCTCAGTCCCGGCATGGTGGTCACCGACCTGCTCATCGGCGGATACAGCGATCCCGCCGAACTGGCGAAGGCGCGCAGGATCTTCAACATCCTCGCCGACCGCGTCGAGACCGTCACCCCGTGGCTGGCCGAGCGCGCCGTCACCCGCACCCGCAATGGCGCGCACGTGCGGTGGCTGACCACCGGAAAGGTGCTGCGCCGCTTCGCCGCCGCCCCTTTCCGCACGCGCGATCTGTTCGCCGACTGA
- a CDS encoding aromatic ring-hydroxylating dioxygenase subunit alpha — MLKNFWYAVEFADRIGREPRRVTCLGQDFVLYRTESGAVTCLSDLCVHRGGALSMGKVTGDCITCPYHGWQYNPDGVCVRIPANAPERTIPRKARVDSYPTLERHGMVWAFLGDLPEPERPPIPEIPQWDDPAFRAVQVDMVIDANYERTFENVADASHTPFVHGTAFGNPDKPEIPDFRVNQTDWSAEADFQLSPPPPKGLWGLLARGKPRPEYVTVTNAWYLPNIVKLHVRLPIGDLILYDFNIPLSQDRTLVKILGFRNFFTGSWADANARKRIEKILLQDRPVVESQRPELLPFDLSDELHVRSDALQVAYRRRRAELIKQGWWVQGDDLITGDAPRRTATVIASPGRRDNPELASAWVHKARTGGTPL; from the coding sequence GTGCTCAAGAACTTCTGGTACGCCGTCGAATTCGCCGATCGCATCGGTCGCGAACCACGCAGGGTGACCTGCCTCGGACAGGATTTTGTGCTCTACCGCACCGAATCCGGGGCCGTGACCTGCCTGTCGGATCTGTGCGTGCATCGCGGCGGCGCGCTGTCCATGGGCAAGGTGACCGGGGACTGTATTACCTGCCCGTACCACGGCTGGCAGTACAACCCCGACGGCGTCTGCGTGCGCATCCCGGCCAATGCACCCGAACGCACCATCCCGCGAAAAGCGCGCGTGGACAGTTACCCCACCCTCGAGCGCCACGGCATGGTGTGGGCGTTCCTCGGCGATCTGCCGGAGCCGGAGCGCCCGCCAATTCCGGAAATACCGCAGTGGGACGACCCCGCCTTCCGCGCGGTCCAGGTCGATATGGTGATCGACGCCAACTACGAGCGCACCTTCGAGAACGTCGCCGACGCCTCGCACACCCCGTTCGTGCACGGCACCGCCTTCGGCAATCCCGATAAACCCGAGATCCCGGATTTCCGGGTGAACCAGACGGATTGGTCGGCCGAGGCCGATTTCCAGCTCAGCCCGCCGCCGCCCAAGGGGCTGTGGGGCCTGCTCGCCAGAGGCAAACCGCGACCGGAATACGTCACGGTCACCAATGCCTGGTATCTGCCGAACATTGTGAAATTGCATGTGCGGCTGCCGATCGGCGATCTGATCCTCTACGACTTCAATATCCCGCTCTCCCAGGACCGGACGCTGGTCAAGATCCTCGGCTTCCGCAATTTCTTCACCGGTTCGTGGGCCGATGCCAACGCCCGCAAGCGCATCGAGAAGATCCTGCTGCAGGACCGCCCGGTGGTGGAGTCGCAGCGACCGGAGCTGCTGCCCTTCGACCTCTCGGACGAATTGCATGTGCGCAGTGACGCACTGCAGGTCGCCTATCGGCGCCGGCGCGCGGAGCTCATCAAGCAGGGCTGGTGGGTGCAGGGCGATGACCTCATCACCGGTGACGCCCCCCGGCGCACCGCCACCGTCATCGCCTCACCGGGCCGCCGCGACAATCCCGAACTCGCCAGCGCCTGGGTGCACAAGGCGCGCACTGGAGGAACACCGTTATGA
- a CDS encoding alpha/beta hydrolase family protein gives MSMIRSLWWSVRTEGAAPFDTAHLKVYYPAVASGTDAERLSGVFSPDAAAAPYPVVLFLSGVNVGQDSYRRFATAVAESGFVVVTFDRVAELFGGVRGLTPGVDIAAARPDTYGTRPTCPTIPAVLAALAELNETEPLRGALDLDRIALGGHSAGGTVVLQSASYFPSVRAVFAWGAHTMVATMLGWDPGTVLPAQVNCPVLLGVGTNDGVIKGSADRYGEGEDRPDPVARTFAEALPEGEHLLAIVPGANHFGIADADPTAARAFLDGPAETDALPGFARLTALFLHAHLRDSATARDELAGFDDGMLLKRR, from the coding sequence ATGAGCATGATCCGTTCGCTCTGGTGGTCGGTGCGCACCGAGGGTGCGGCGCCGTTCGATACCGCCCATCTGAAGGTCTACTACCCGGCCGTGGCCTCCGGGACCGATGCCGAACGGCTCAGTGGCGTCTTCTCCCCGGACGCCGCCGCTGCGCCGTATCCCGTGGTGCTGTTCCTGTCCGGGGTGAATGTCGGCCAGGACTCCTACCGGCGTTTCGCCACCGCCGTCGCCGAATCCGGTTTCGTCGTGGTGACTTTCGACCGAGTGGCCGAATTGTTCGGCGGGGTGCGCGGCCTGACGCCGGGGGTCGATATCGCCGCCGCCCGGCCTGACACCTACGGCACCCGGCCCACCTGTCCCACCATTCCGGCGGTACTGGCGGCGCTCGCCGAACTCAATGAGACCGAACCCTTGCGCGGCGCATTGGATCTGGATCGGATCGCTCTCGGCGGTCACTCGGCCGGTGGCACCGTCGTACTGCAGTCGGCGAGCTATTTCCCCTCCGTGCGTGCGGTCTTCGCCTGGGGTGCGCACACCATGGTGGCCACCATGCTCGGCTGGGATCCGGGGACGGTGCTGCCCGCACAGGTGAACTGCCCGGTATTGCTGGGTGTCGGCACCAATGACGGTGTCATCAAGGGCAGCGCCGACCGCTACGGCGAAGGCGAGGACCGGCCCGACCCGGTGGCGCGCACCTTCGCGGAGGCCCTGCCGGAGGGCGAGCACCTGCTCGCCATCGTGCCGGGCGCCAACCATTTCGGCATCGCGGACGCCGATCCGACCGCCGCGCGCGCATTTCTGGACGGTCCGGCCGAGACCGACGCACTTCCGGGATTCGCGCGACTCACCGCGCTGTTCCTGCACGCGCATCTGCGTGATTCGGCGACCGCGCGCGATGAACTCGCGGGCTTCGACGACGGCATGTTATTGAAACGGCGATAG
- a CDS encoding oxidoreductase, with protein MSETVQHVEQMVDETPRIDVTETFLEWQALLGGLKDKIAERFELHRDPSTEDLQSYGDAATGPSGSLAAYSGPEIDWLVHSWIGDPRTGFVNLHLTAWLGPQVRVPHLGSALLLWPEGWFYVDGVPRGDLVGDGDYFDDYYADADAPWLQFKQDHPDFTWFTSRTGFIRASLSPTAYCYSFPATRPNLDTVRDLLTAKVDQWLGWVDAAAPVPAAERTELAARDLRIRRNIAERDPANVMGERMFGPELTQRLVRALWGGDRVLPRPEA; from the coding sequence ATGAGTGAAACCGTGCAACACGTCGAGCAGATGGTCGACGAAACACCCAGAATCGATGTGACCGAGACATTCCTGGAATGGCAGGCGCTACTGGGCGGTCTCAAGGACAAGATCGCCGAGCGTTTCGAACTGCACCGCGACCCGTCCACCGAAGACCTGCAGTCCTACGGCGATGCGGCGACCGGTCCGTCCGGCAGTCTCGCCGCCTACTCCGGTCCGGAGATCGATTGGCTGGTGCATTCCTGGATCGGTGATCCGCGAACGGGTTTCGTGAATCTGCACCTGACCGCCTGGCTGGGCCCGCAGGTTCGCGTACCGCATCTGGGCTCGGCGCTGCTGCTCTGGCCGGAGGGATGGTTCTACGTCGACGGCGTCCCGCGCGGCGACCTGGTCGGCGACGGCGATTACTTCGACGACTACTACGCGGACGCGGATGCCCCGTGGCTCCAGTTCAAGCAGGACCATCCGGACTTCACCTGGTTCACCAGCCGCACCGGTTTCATTCGCGCCAGTCTCTCCCCCACCGCCTACTGCTACTCCTTTCCCGCCACCCGGCCCAATCTCGACACCGTGCGTGACCTGCTGACCGCGAAGGTGGACCAGTGGCTCGGCTGGGTCGATGCCGCCGCGCCCGTACCCGCCGCGGAGCGGACCGAGCTCGCGGCCCGGGATCTTCGCATCCGCCGCAATATCGCCGAGCGTGATCCCGCGAATGTCATGGGCGAGCGCATGTTCGGACCGGAATTGACCCAGCGGTTGGTGCGCGCCCTGTGGGGCGGCGACCGCGTGCTGCCGAGGCCGGAGGCATGA